Below is a window of Halobaculum lipolyticum DNA.
GGCGACCTCACGAAGGACGGCGAGCCGTGGAACTTCGACCGCTTCGACGAGGTGGTCGCCGACCTCGACGTCCCGTTCTACTCGGTGCCCGGCAACCACGACGTCCCCAAGGAGGGGTACGACCACGAGAACCTCCCGCTCCGGGAGTTCGCCGAGCGGTACACGCCCGACGGGCAGGGCTTTCCGTTTCACGTCGCCGTCGGCGGATTGGACGTGATCGGTGTGAACACCGCCGGAACCGAGGAGTGGCTGTACGACTCACACGCCGGCACCGTTCCCGCCGACCAACTCGACGAGTTGGACGGGCTGTTGGCCGACTCCGACACGCCGCTCGTGCTGGCACACCACAACCTCCCGGCGATGTCCGAGCAGGTCCACGACCACCGCGACCTCGCGGAGCCGGACATGTTCGTCCCGCCGGAGATGGACGACCCGGAGCCGTTCGTGGAGACGCTCGAACGCCACGGCGCGCCGCTGTTGCTCACCGGCCACCTGCACCTCCCCTCGGCCGCGACGCAAGGCTCCGTCAGGGAACTGATGATGCCGACCACGTGCTCGTTCCCGCAGGGCTACTGCCTCATCGAGGTCGGTCCCGAGGGGACGGAGGTCCGGTTCGTCCCCGTCGCCGACTTCGACGGGACGGTCGTCGGCCGGCGCGAGCGCGCCGCGGACTCCGTCACCGCCCGCGGACTCACCGCGATGGCGGCCGTGCGGCTGGCGCAGTTCCCGCTGGTCGAGGAGTGAGAATGCCCGACGGCGACGCGGATCGGAGCGACACGTGCGACCCCGGCGCCGACGCAGACACAGACGCGGGCACCGGGACCGACCTCGGCGCACGTCGGGACCCGGCCGCGTCCCCGGCGGTCGTGACCGTCGGGGCGGCGACCGTCGACCGCACCTACCACGTCTCGAACATCCCGGGCGCAGACGGCGGCGCCTACGCCGGCACCGTCGCGGAGTCGTTCGGCGGCGTCGGCGCGAACGTGGCGCTGGCGGCCGCGAGGCTGGGCCGGTCCGCCGGCCTGGTGGCCCGCCTCGGCGACGACGACGTCGGCGCCCGTGTCGCGACCGACCTGGACGGCTCCCCCGTCGACGACGCCCGCGTCCGGCGGGAGCCGGGCACCAGCACACACTGCGTGATACTCCGTGACGACACGGGGAAACGGAGCATCGTCACCGCGGGCGACTCCGCGAGTCGGCTCCGCCTCGACGACGCCGACCGCCGGTATCTCTCGGGGGCGGAGGCGGTGTTCCTGACGGCGTACAACCCCGACCCGGTCCACCGGGCGGCGCTGGAGTTGGCGGCCGACACGGACGCACCGCCGACGGTGTTCGACCTCTCGGGCCGGCTCGCGGAGTTGGCGGGGCGCGGCGCCAGCGAGGCGACCGTCGACCGCTGGGTCGAGACCGCCGATCTGTTCGTCGTCGGCGACGTCGCCGCCGAGTCGTACCTCGGCTGCACGGGCCGCGAGGCGGCCGCGGAACTGCGCGCCCGCGGCGCCGACCGCGTGGCCGCGACGTCGGGACCGGACGGCGCGGTGCTGGCGGACCACACCGGTCTGCACGAGCTTTCGGCGGTCGCGGTCGACGCCGTCGACGAGACCGGCGCCGGCGACGCGTACGTCGCGGCGTTGATCGACCGCTGGATGCTCTCTGACGCGTCCGCCCGCGAGGCGGGCCGCTTCGCGGCGGCGGCGGCCGCGTTCAACGTCGCGAGCGAGGGCGCCCGCGGCGCCCTCGCCACTCGGGCGGACGTCGAGTCGCTCCTCGCGGATCGATAGCTCCGATCCGGGTCGCAGTCGGTCGATCGTCGCGGGCGGATCTCGGTTCCTGTTGGTCGAGCGGGAGCGCTCCGATTCAGCGACGCGCGGCAGCGACCAACTCCCGGACCCGCTCCTCGGAGACCGGGTTCCCCACGTCGCCGCCCTCCTTGAGCGCGGTGCCGACGATGACGCCGTCGGCGACGTCGAGCAGGTCGCCCACGCTGTCGGCGTCGACGCCGCTCCCGACGAGCACCGGCGTGTCGAGGTCGTTGGCGTCCCGGCGCTCGACGGCGTGCTCCAAGTCCGAGCGATCCGTCTCGTGGCCGGTGCCGGTGCCGCTGACGACGATGGCGTCCGCGAGTCCGCGCTCGACGCCGTCGGCGACCGACTCGGCGGTGAACCCGCGGGCGGCCAGCGGCGCCGAGTGTTTCACGTCGTGGTCGGCGAGCACGGCCACGTCCGCGTCGAGGCGGTCGCGCAGGCGCATCGTCTCGTGGGCCCGCCCGTCGACGACGCCCTGGTCGGTGACGCGGGCGCCGGTGTGGACGTTGATCCGGACGAAGTCGCCGCCCGCGGCCGCCGCGACCGACAGCGCGGCGTCGGCGTCGTTCCGGAGCACGTTCACGCCCACCGGCACGTCCACGGTCTCCACGACCGCGCGGACGGCGCGGGTCATGCTCGCCACGACGTGTTTGGGCACGTCGTCCGGGTAGAACGGGGCGTCGCCGAAGTTCTCCACCACGACCGCGTCGACGCCGCCCGCGGCGAGGCGTCCGGCGTCGCGCTCGGCGGCCGCGACGATCCCCGCCCGGTCGCCGTCGAACTTCGGGGCCCCGGGGAGTGCTGGGAGGTGGACCATTCCGATCACCGGCCGCGCGCCGTCGGCGAAGAGGGAGTCGAACACGGCTCCCGATTCGCGGGTTCGGGCGTCAGTCTGGCGGTTCCGGCGGAGTTCGGTCGCTCGGCGGACGACAGAATTCCGACTGGCGCCCGACGAACAAACCGCATTTCGCTATACGAATTCCGGGCCGAACGGGACGGCACTGTCCGACGACCGAGCCCCGGCTCCGCGGGACGCGTCGGACCGAACGCGCCGGCTCCGCGGCGGCGCCGCTCTCTATCGGCTGCTATCGCGAACACCGCTGGGAGCGAGCCGCGGTCAGGCGGTCAGGAGACGAACGAGTCGATGGTCTCCTGCCGGAACTCGAAGCGTGCGCCGCCGTCGGCCGATCCGGTCACACGGACCGACCAGCCGTGGGCCTCGGCGATCCCCGCGACGATCCCCAGCCCGATACCCGTCCCCGGGCCGGAGCCGTAGCCGAACTCGAGGATCCGTTCCCGCTCTCCGACGGGGACGCCCGGGCCGTCGTCCGCGACGGCGAACCCCCTCCCGTCGTCGACGGTGTCGACCGTGACGGTGACGTCGCGTCCGCCGTGGTCGACGGCGTTGCGGAGGAGGTTCTCCAGCAGGGTACGGATCCGGGGGGGATCGCCCGCGACGACCGGGTCGGCGGCGATCCGCAGCTCCGCCTCGGGGGCGTCGACGGTCGCCCACGCCGCCGCCGCTGCGTCGGCGATCGACACCCGTGCGGGGTCGGTCACGGGGTCGCTCACCCCCCGCAGCGATTCCAGCGAGGCGACCAACTCGTACAGGCGGTCGACGCCGTTGTCGATCGCGTCGAGGTTGCGCTCGACGGCGGCTTCGTCGCGGCCGTTCGCCTCCCGCGCGAGGTCGGCCCGTCCGGCGACGAGCTGGATCGCGTTGCGCGCGTCGTGGGCGACGGCGTCCGCCAGCGCCTCCAGCCGGTCGCGCTCCTCGCGGAGCAGTCGCTCGCGCTCGACTTGCTCGGACACCTCTCTGACCACGCGGGCGACGCCCCCCGGCTCGCCGCGGGCGCCCTCGTGGGGGATGTGGCGGATGTCGAAGAAGCGACTGCGCGTCTCCGTCGGCACCTCCAGCCGTTGGGTGACCGGCTCCCCCTCGCGTTTCGCGCGCTCGGAGTGGGACGCCAGCGCCGTCGCGACCGGCTCGGGGAGGAGGTCGCGGTCGGTGGCGCCGACGATCTCCGCCATCGACCGGTCGAGCAGGTCCGCACAGGCCTCGTTCACCAGCCGGTAGCGGCCGTCCTCGAGCACGGCCATGGCGTCGTCGGCGTTGCCGACCAGCGACCGGTACTGCTCGGCGCGCGACCGGGTCGGGGAGCGGTCGCGGCGCTCCTCGAGGGCCGTCCGCACGCGCGCGGCCAGCGTGTCGAACGGGTCGGCTCCCTCGAGCGGCACGTAGGCGGTGACCCCCTCGGCGACCGCCTCGCCGGCGACCCGTTCGCTCCCGGCGTCGGCGACCAGCACGAACGGGAGCTCCGGCCACCGGTCCCGGACCGTCGTGAGGAGGCCCAGCCCGTCGCGGTCGGGCAGGTCGTAGGCGCTCACGACACAGTCGACCGCCCCGTCGACCGCCGCCAGGCGCCGCTCCGCCTCCTCGGCGTCGGTGACCGTCGACACGCTCGCTCCGTCGAGCGCCCGCGACAGCCGCGCGTCGACGCGGTCGCGAACCTCCGCGTCGTCGCCGACACACAGCACCTCGACGGAGCGACTCGTCATCGAAGCTGAATAACGAACCGGCTCGCATAACGTTGTCCGTTGTGGCCGATCTGACTGGGGTTCCTCCCCGATCGGCCCTCGTCCGCCGACGCCCGCCGCCCGCCTCGGGCGGTCGCTACTCGGGCGACAGCGCCGTCTCGACGCCGCTGGCGAGCGCGATCTCCAGCGAGCGGGTCGCCTTCGTCGCCTCCGCCTCGTTCTCCATCAACACCGTCTCGCTCGGGAACAGATCCTCGCCGAGCACCAGCCCGTGGTCGCGTGCGGTGCCGCCGGTGACGGTGAGGTAGACGCCGACGCCGGTGTCGGCGATGGCGGCCTCCTCCTCTTGGCCCGCGTCCGGGTAGACGAACTCGACGCCGTCGAGCGCGTCGGTGCCCAGGACGGCCTCGACGAGTCGCTCGTAGCGCGGCGAGATGCACAGCGGTCCCTCGTAGTCGGCGACGAACGCCCGGTCGAGGGCGTCGTCCTCCGGCACCGCGTCCGGCGTCGCCATCAGGGTGTGGCGCACGGTGTCGCCGAGTCCCGTCGCCACGCGGACGTCCGTGTCCCGCGGGTCGATGCGCGCGTTCACGTCCGAGAGGTCGCGCACGCCCTCCGGCTCCAATCCGACGACCTCCTCCAGGACGAGGTCGGCCGAGTCGAACCCCAGCGCCACGTCGTGGGTGCGCAGCGCGCGGAACGGCTCCTCGCGGCCGACGAGCCGGACGTCGATGTCGTCGACGGTCAACGGCGCCGAGTCGAACACGATCCGCCGGGGGTGGCCCTCGCGGTCGTCGCGCATCAGCGTGTACTCGGGACCGGCGCCGGTCGGGTCGCTGTAGGCCGCCAGCCGGTCGTACACGCCGCGGTCGTCCGACTGCTTCCCTTTCGTGAGCGCCTTCTCGTAGCGCAGCGTCGACGAGACGTCGTCCGCCAGCGCCGCCGCGTCGTCGCCCGCGACCGCCGCGAACCGTTCGAGGGTGGCCTCCAGCGGCCGCCCCTTGCGGGGCACGGCGACGGAGACGGGTCTGCTCATTGGCGGAACGTCGTGACCCCGGTGGAAAAGCGGCGCGTTTCGGGTCGCGGTCGGCGCTACTCCTCGTCGTCGCCGTCGTCGCCCGCGGCGGCGCCGGCGCCGCCCGGACCGAATACCGACGAGAGCCGCTCGCGGAACTGCTCGAACTCCGCCAGCTCGTCGTGGACCGCCTCCATCTCGGCGCGCATCTCCGAGAGCTCGTCGTCGACCATCGCGGAGACGGACTCCACGTCGTCGGCGACCGACGCCACCTCCTCGCGCACCTCGGCGACGGCCTCGTCCTCGTCGGCGACCTCCTCGGCGAGCTCGTCCAGCTCCGAGCGGACCTCCGCCAGCGACGACTCCAGCGACTCCTCCGTCTCCGCGAGGTCGTCGCTCCAGCCGTCGACCTCGTCCCAGACGGCGTCGACCTCCTCGTTGGCCGCCTCGACCTCCTCGCCGAGGGTGTCGACCTCCCCGTCGAGCGCCTCGCGCTCGTCGGCGGCGTCGTCCAGCTCCGCCCACGTCTCTCGCAGCGACTCGTCCAACTCGTCGAGGTCGGCCTGCAGCCCGTCCATCCACTCCGTCGCCAGCCCGTTCTCGTCGATGAACTCCTCCAGCGCGTCGGAGTAGGCGGCCATGTCCTCGACTTTCGACTGCAGGCGGCCGATCCGTGCGTCGACGCTCGTCGAGTAGTCGAGTTCCAGTTCCTCCTTCAACACCGCACGGTCGTCCGCGGAGACGGTCCCCGCACGGAGTTCCTCCGCCAGCGCGGCCGCGACGCCGCCGGCGGCGACGCCGGCCGTCGCGGCGGGGTCGGCGGCGGGGGACTCGTCGTCGTCCGTGTCGTCGGCCGCGTCGTCGGCCGCGTCGGCGTCTCCGACCGCCGTGTCCGCGTCTCCGAGGTCGAGCGGCTCGTCGGCGTCGGTCTCGGACGGCTCGTCGTCCGCTTCTTCCACGGCGTCCTCGCTCGCGAGGTCGGCGGCGTCGTCGGTCTCGGACGGCTCCTCGTCGAGTCCGAGCACGTCGTCGTCCGCGGGATCCGCGCCGTACTCGTCGGTCTCGTCGGTCTCGTCGGTCTCGTCGGTCTCGTCGGTCTCGTCGGTCTCGTCGGTCTCGTCGATGCCGTCGTCGACCTCGGCGTCTTCGGGTTCCTCGGGGTCCCCGGCGTCGAGGTCGAGGAGCGCGTCCGGTTCCTCGTCGTCTCGGTCGTCGGCGGCGGGGTCGTCGTCGACCGGCGCTGTGGCGCCGGCGTCGAGGTCCTCCTCCGCGGCCGCGAGGTCGAGTCCGTCGTCGGTGCTCTCGTCGCCGGCCAGCACGTCGCGCACCGCCTGCGAGGAGTCGTCGCCGAGCACGTCCGCCACGTCGCCGACGGGGTCGTCCCCTTCCGACACCTCCTCGACGGTCGGCTCGGCGAGGAAGCGCGAGCCGTCCTCCTCGGACGGGTCGTCCACGCGGATGCCGTACACGGTGACGACCTCCTCGCCCGGGTCGAGGCGGCGGCGGTACTCGACGCGGTGGTCCTGGTACGCCGTCCAGTGTTCGGACTCGTACTCCGGGTGGAAGCCGATGCGGTCCATCGGGAACTCCTCCGGGATGGTGTCGACGAGGCTGAACTCCGTCGCCTCCTCCCGGTCGGAGCGGAGGGTGAATTCGATCGCGGGGACTGGGAACTCGTCCGCGGTGAAGCGTTTCTCGACGGTCACACCGTCCCCCTCGACGGTGACGCCGCCGTCGACGTCGGGCCCCTGGCTCATGCATGCATCGTGCCTCACCCGATATAAAAAGCCACCGGGCCGATTATCGATCGGCCGGACGATCGCCGCTCCCCCGGTCGCGTCCCCCGACGCCGGCGGCGTGTCGGGCGGTCGCGCTCACTCGGTGACGACCGTCACCGGGATCGACGAGTCGAGGATGATCCGCTGGGTGTCGTCGCCGAACAGCGCCTTCCCGGTCGGCGAGCGTTTGCTCCCCGTGACGAACACGTGGTCGCAGTCGCGCTCGCGTACCTCGCGCAGCACCGTCTCCGCGCGTTCGCCGAGGCTGCCGACTGCCTCGTAGCGGACGTCGATCCCTTCGAGCGTCTCGTGGCCGATGTCGGCGGCGAACGACCGGGCGCCCTCGACGGCCTGTCCGACGCTGTAGGTGGAGTCGCCGCGGGTGAGCTGTTGGAGCTCCTCGCGCTGGTCGTCGTACACGTCCTCGTCGGTGACGTGCAACAGCGTGAGCTTCGCGTCGACGCCGGCGGCGAGTTCGCCGGCCTCCCGTGTCAGCGTCTTGGCGGCCTCGGTCGGGCCGACGACGGCGAGCGCGTGGTCCATACGCTCCGTCAGTCCGCTGGGGATGAAAAACCCCGACGGTTCGATCCCGCGTCGACGGGTGTCAGCGACAGTGTGCGCGGCGTTCGCTCACACGTCGACCCGGTCGCCGATCTCGACGATCTCCAGGCGCTCGGGGTAGTCGAAGCCGCGCGCGTGCTCGTGGAGCGCCGTCGGGTCGGCGGTCAGCCCCTTCCACATGTCCCAGTGGCTCGGCAGCATCCGGTCTGCCCGGAGCGCCTCGGCGATCTCGACCGCCTGGTTCTCGTCGCTGTACCAGCGGGTTCGCTGCGGCTCCCGGGTCTCCTTGTCCGGAACGCGCCCCACCGAGCCGAAGGCGACGACCGCCAGATCGACGTCGTACCGTTCGCCCACCTCCGCGAAGCCGTCGTGGGGCTTGGTGTCGCCGCCGTGGAAGACGGTCGTGTCGCCGTACTGGATCACGTAGCCGACGGGGTGGGTCGCGTCGGCGTCGTTCACGCGGACGACGTCGATGTCGAAGCCGCCGACCGAGAACGAGTCGCCTTCCTCGATTTCGTGCAACTGGTCGGCCTCGACGTCCCAGTGCTCGGTCCAGCCCTCGTCGTCGGTCACGGCGAGGGAGTCGTCGGCGGCGTAGAACGGCGCCCCCGTGTTCGCGAGGATCGGCGCCTGCGACGGGCCGTGGGTGTGGTCGGTGTGCTCGTGGGTCGCCAACACGGCGTCGGCGTCGTACACGTCGTGGGGGTCGAACGGCACCGGGATCATCCGGACGGTGCGCGGCGGGTCGCCCAGCCCGACGTACGGGTCGATCCAGACGCTCGTCTCGTCGCTCCCCTTCAGGACGAAGCCGTTGCAGCCGAGGTACCACAGCGCCACCCCGTCGGGTTCGGCGGCCTCGATCGTTCGCGGCAGCCAGTCGCCCCAATCCGACGTGATCTGCGGGTCGTTGTGATCGCTCATGCGTCGGTGTTTCAGGAGGGAGGAGTAAGGCGTGTCGGCTCGTGCGCTCGGGAGACCGCGGCGAGTCGGCGTGCGGGGGTCGGTCGGGTCCGGATCGCACCCCTCGGCAACGGTCCACACCGGGTAACTCCGGGAAGTCGGCGGCTAACTATCAGCCGCGGTAGCATCGCCCCAAAGCATATGCCGGAGAACACGACACCGAGTGACATGGAGACGGGAGTACACCGGACCTTGGAGTTCGCGTCGATGCGCGACAACATCGCGGAGTGCGTCGATCGGCTCGACGCGCAGACGTTCGGAGCGCGAGCGAACTAGCCTTCCGCCCACGACCGGTACAGGTCGCGCCCGACCAGCCCGATCCCGGGCAGGCCGACCACCCAGTTGACGAAGCCGCCGACGATCGGGATCGCCGTCAGCAACGAGAGCACGAGCGCCCCGAGGAGCACCTCCGTCCCTCCCGGACGCTCCGCTTTCGTGACCGCGCTCCCGACGAGCACCACGACCACCGCGGAGCCGAGGATCCCGACGGCGGCGAGGACGATCATCCCGGGGATCGCGACGATCAGGCCGATCAGCGTGACCGCGAGGACCAAGAGGACGATGGGGACGCCGATGCCGACGACCAGCCCCCAGCCGACGCTCTCCCCCGGTTCCGATCGGAACTCGTCGACTTTGTCGGCGGCGTACTCCGGTCCCGCGACGACGAGGGCGCCGCCGAGGAACAGGTTGACGACGAGGCGGACGCCGAACTGGAGACCGATCCGCGTCGTGAGGTCGATCGAGGAACGCGGGTCGGAGAACGGTTGCTGTGCGACCGCGGTGGCGGCGCCGCCGAGCAACAGCGCGAGCGCGGCGAGCGCGCCGACGGCTCCGGCGGTGGTGCGCGTGGAGGGCATCGGCGGCGAAGGTGTCGGAGACGGTGAATAGCTTGTGATCGTTGTCGCCCGAAGACACTTACCGCGACTCCGCGAGCGAGCGGTGTGTTCAGGCGTGCCCTCCTCGCGTCCATCGCCGCCGGCACGACCGGCTGTCTCGCCCCCGCGAGCGACGATCGCCGGACGACCGCGGGGGGGACAGAGGATCCGGCCGGTACCGGCACCAGTTCGCTGGCTCCGGGCGAGACGACCGAGCGGCCGACCGACTACCCCGAACTCGGCGCCCCGGCCGCGGACGCCGGCGGGCCGCCGTTCGACGACACGGTCGCCCGCGTCGTCTGGTGGGGCGAAGCGGAACCGACGGACCCCGTTCGACTGGTCGCCGACCCCCGGTCGGGGTCGCTCCCGGCCGCGAAGTTCCGGTTCTCGCTCGTCAACGACAGCGACCGACGGTTCGGATACAACCCGTACGACTGGGGGCTGTGGAAACGGGTCGACGGGTCGTGGTTCTACGTCGCGCCACGGATCGTCCCGCAACCGCTCTCATATCTCGCGCCGGGCGAGACGAAGACGTGGACGCTCGCCGTCGGCGATGGCGAGGCGTCGTCGACCGACATCGACACCCTCGGCGACGCTATCACCACCGACCGTCTCGGCGGCGGGACGTACGCCTTCGAGACCGACGGTTGGTTCGAGGACCAACACTACACCGAGTCGACGGCGCTGGCGGTCCGGTTCGCGCTGTCGGGCGACGCGGTGACGCCGACGCTCGACGACTCGGTGACCGAGAGAACTCGGAACGGCTCGACGGTGACAATCCGAACGGACGTGTCGTCCACGGAGCGGACCCGGCCGTGCGTGCTCGTCGTAGAACGCGTCGACGGGCCGACCGCCGAGCGCAGGATCGCAGAGCAGGTCGTCCGCGATCCGCTGTTGCGGAAGACGCTCCCGGCGTTCGAGACGGGTGTCGACCGCGTGCGCTTGGTAGAGCCGAACGGGGCGGTCCCGCCCTTCGGCGTGAGCGACCCGCGGACGTTCCGGTACGCGGGGGAGTCGTACCGAGTCACCGCACGCGAAGCCGAACAGGGAACGGAGACAGCAACGGCGACGGAGTCGGAGACTGCGGGCGGGTAGTCGGCTGCCGGGCCGCCTACCAGGTGCCGTGGAACGTGTCGAACTCCAGGTCCTCCAGCGGCTCGTTGCCCACCGCGATCTCGTACTCGCCGGGCGTCAGCATCGGTTTGTGGAAGCGCGGCCCGTCGTCGGTCGTGATGCGCGGACAACCGGTGTTGACGAACGCGTCGAAGTCGAAGTTGCGGAGGCGGTCCGGCGTCACCTCGTCCATCGTGATGAGGTGGGCGTTGTCGTTCTCCTCGACGATCTGTTCGGCCTTCTCCCAGCGACCCTGCCCGATCTTCGTGCAGAAGATGACGCCGAAGGTGTCGGCGTCCATCGCGCGGTGGACGGCGCCGTAGCGCTGCTTGAGGAACTTCTCGGTGTCGGCGACCTTGACGACGTTGTTGACGGGGTCGCCGATGACGACCGTCTTGTCGGGGTGCTCCATCGCGAGACCGAGCGGGTGGAACTTCCCGCCGCCGACGTAGAGGACTTGGTCGGCGTCGATGTCGGCGCTGGCGTAGTTGCAGCCGAGCACCTGCCCCTCGTGGGTGAGGCGGTCGTCGCCGCGGCGGGTGTGCACCTCGTAGCCGCGCTCCTCCAGCCAGTCGACCATGTCGCCGAAGAGGTTCATGTGCTGGGCGGTCGTGACCAGTCCCACGTCGGGGTCGTCGTCGGGGTCCGCCAGTTCGTCGAGCGACTCCTCCATGATCGGGAAGGGGTCGACGTTGGAGAACAGCGGGACGTAGATGATCTTGTCCGACTCCTTCATCGGCGAGTGGCCGAAGTGGACGAACACGTCACACCGGCGCATCAGGTACGTGTCGAGGTCGCAGGCGCCGTAACACGGCTGCCCGGAGATGAGGTACGTGACGCCGTCGGTCAGTTCCCGCAGGTCGTCGGCGACCGCGGGCGCGCGGCGCTTCAGCCCCTCGGGGAACTGCAGCCCGACCTTGTCGGCGTCGCGCTCCTCGACCGCCTCGACGATGCGGTCGAGTTCGTAGTCCCACTCGCGGTCGTGTTTGAGCGACATCCCCGTCTTGGTGAGGTCGCCCTCGCTCCGCTGGCTCATTGCCCGTGGTACCGACCGGAGCCGGTTAAGC
It encodes the following:
- a CDS encoding BtpA/SgcQ family protein — translated: MVHLPALPGAPKFDGDRAGIVAAAERDAGRLAAGGVDAVVVENFGDAPFYPDDVPKHVVASMTRAVRAVVETVDVPVGVNVLRNDADAALSVAAAAGGDFVRINVHTGARVTDQGVVDGRAHETMRLRDRLDADVAVLADHDVKHSAPLAARGFTAESVADGVERGLADAIVVSGTGTGHETDRSDLEHAVERRDANDLDTPVLVGSGVDADSVGDLLDVADGVIVGTALKEGGDVGNPVSEERVRELVAAARR
- a CDS encoding universal stress protein, whose protein sequence is MDHALAVVGPTEAAKTLTREAGELAAGVDAKLTLLHVTDEDVYDDQREELQQLTRGDSTYSVGQAVEGARSFAADIGHETLEGIDVRYEAVGSLGERAETVLREVRERDCDHVFVTGSKRSPTGKALFGDDTQRIILDSSIPVTVVTE
- the dph2 gene encoding diphthamide biosynthesis enzyme Dph2; its protein translation is MSQRSEGDLTKTGMSLKHDREWDYELDRIVEAVEERDADKVGLQFPEGLKRRAPAVADDLRELTDGVTYLISGQPCYGACDLDTYLMRRCDVFVHFGHSPMKESDKIIYVPLFSNVDPFPIMEESLDELADPDDDPDVGLVTTAQHMNLFGDMVDWLEERGYEVHTRRGDDRLTHEGQVLGCNYASADIDADQVLYVGGGKFHPLGLAMEHPDKTVVIGDPVNNVVKVADTEKFLKQRYGAVHRAMDADTFGVIFCTKIGQGRWEKAEQIVEENDNAHLITMDEVTPDRLRNFDFDAFVNTGCPRITTDDGPRFHKPMLTPGEYEIAVGNEPLEDLEFDTFHGTW
- a CDS encoding metallophosphoesterase family protein, giving the protein MVSPLDRSASPTGSVMARLDRPRTDERTRVAVVADPHLSTEASGTSKLFERTEAHLANAVADVADRDVDALLSVGDLTKDGEPWNFDRFDEVVADLDVPFYSVPGNHDVPKEGYDHENLPLREFAERYTPDGQGFPFHVAVGGLDVIGVNTAGTEEWLYDSHAGTVPADQLDELDGLLADSDTPLVLAHHNLPAMSEQVHDHRDLAEPDMFVPPEMDDPEPFVETLERHGAPLLLTGHLHLPSAATQGSVRELMMPTTCSFPQGYCLIEVGPEGTEVRFVPVADFDGTVVGRRERAADSVTARGLTAMAAVRLAQFPLVEE
- a CDS encoding ATP-binding protein, which encodes MTSRSVEVLCVGDDAEVRDRVDARLSRALDGASVSTVTDAEEAERRLAAVDGAVDCVVSAYDLPDRDGLGLLTTVRDRWPELPFVLVADAGSERVAGEAVAEGVTAYVPLEGADPFDTLAARVRTALEERRDRSPTRSRAEQYRSLVGNADDAMAVLEDGRYRLVNEACADLLDRSMAEIVGATDRDLLPEPVATALASHSERAKREGEPVTQRLEVPTETRSRFFDIRHIPHEGARGEPGGVARVVREVSEQVERERLLREERDRLEALADAVAHDARNAIQLVAGRADLAREANGRDEAAVERNLDAIDNGVDRLYELVASLESLRGVSDPVTDPARVSIADAAAAAWATVDAPEAELRIAADPVVAGDPPRIRTLLENLLRNAVDHGGRDVTVTVDTVDDGRGFAVADDGPGVPVGERERILEFGYGSGPGTGIGLGIVAGIAEAHGWSVRVTGSADGGARFEFRQETIDSFVS
- a CDS encoding carbohydrate kinase family protein, translated to MPDGDADRSDTCDPGADADTDAGTGTDLGARRDPAASPAVVTVGAATVDRTYHVSNIPGADGGAYAGTVAESFGGVGANVALAAARLGRSAGLVARLGDDDVGARVATDLDGSPVDDARVRREPGTSTHCVILRDDTGKRSIVTAGDSASRLRLDDADRRYLSGAEAVFLTAYNPDPVHRAALELAADTDAPPTVFDLSGRLAELAGRGASEATVDRWVETADLFVVGDVAAESYLGCTGREAAAELRARGADRVAATSGPDGAVLADHTGLHELSAVAVDAVDETGAGDAYVAALIDRWMLSDASAREAGRFAAAAAAFNVASEGARGALATRADVESLLADR
- a CDS encoding MBL fold metallo-hydrolase is translated as MSDHNDPQITSDWGDWLPRTIEAAEPDGVALWYLGCNGFVLKGSDETSVWIDPYVGLGDPPRTVRMIPVPFDPHDVYDADAVLATHEHTDHTHGPSQAPILANTGAPFYAADDSLAVTDDEGWTEHWDVEADQLHEIEEGDSFSVGGFDIDVVRVNDADATHPVGYVIQYGDTTVFHGGDTKPHDGFAEVGERYDVDLAVVAFGSVGRVPDKETREPQRTRWYSDENQAVEIAEALRADRMLPSHWDMWKGLTADPTALHEHARGFDYPERLEIVEIGDRVDV